The following proteins are co-located in the Manihot esculenta cultivar AM560-2 chromosome 9, M.esculenta_v8, whole genome shotgun sequence genome:
- the LOC110623140 gene encoding uncharacterized protein LOC110623140, whose protein sequence is MEEKKQVASSSSFTSELFGSKDSTSSTGIFGSIFAPPSKVLGRGLLRSEVLGKKQGSVNEAWNTKPGTPDDSSKSNHGEGQNVPSRDTNSFYQEQRVQPCHLSSSIYYGGQDIYHHPQNSQNSNMTSMFKKDGTEDDSGSASRGNWWQGSLYY, encoded by the exons ATGGAGGAAAAGAAGCAGGTGGCCTCGTCTTCCTCCTTCACTTCTGAACTTTTTGGCTCCAAGGATTCTACATCTTCTACTGGGATTTTTGGCTCTATATTTGCACCTCCCTCTAAG GTGTTGGGGAGAGGTTTGCTGCGATCTGAAGTGTTAGGAAAGAAGCAAGGTTCTGTTAATGAAGCTTGGAACACCAAACCTGGAACTCCAG ATGACAGTTCTAAAAGCAATCATGGTGAAGGTCAGAACGTGCCAAGTAGAGATACAAATTCCTTCTATCAGGAGCAAAGAGTACAGCCATGCCACCTCAGTTCATCTATCTATTATGGTGGTCAAGACATTTATCATCATCCCCAGAACAGCCAGAACTCTAATATGACCTCAATG TTCAAGAAAGATGGGACAGAAGACGACTCTGGGAGTGCTTCAAGAGGAAACTGGTGGCAGG GGTCTCTCTATTATTAA